In the genome of Haloplanus salinus, the window GTCGTTCAGACCGACCTCGACGGCGTCATGCACGGGACGAAAGCGGCACTCCCACATCTGGAGGAGACAGACGGCTGTATCATCAATACGGCCTCGATCTACGGACTGGTTGGGGGCAAAGGCGCAGCGGCCTACTCCGCGGCGAAGGGGGGTGTCGTGAACTTCACCCAGCAGGTCGCCGTCGACTACGCCGACGAGGGCGTCCGCGTCAACAGCATCTGTCCGGGATTCGTCGAAACCCCGATGACCGAGGAGTTGCTCGAAACCGAGCGATTCTACAGTTACGTCCGGGACAACACGCCGATGAACCGGCCGGCACAGCCCGAGGAGATCGCCCCACTCACAGTGTTTCTGGCCTCCGACGGAGCGGGTTACATGACCGGCGCGAACATCCCGATCGACGGCGGGTGGACGGCCCACTGAAGCCCACCGGTCGTCAGTCGTTCGAGCGCTCCGCCCCGAGTAGCCGATCGGCGGCCATCGACAGCAGGTAGTTGCCGACGACGACGACCGACACCGCGGCGACGATATTTACCCACCCAGAGAGGCCGATGCCGTAGACGCCGAAGAGTCCGGCGATCGGGGTGTAGAGAACGAGCAACTGGAGGATCAACGAGGTCACGACAGCGCCCACGAGCCACCGATTCGAGAGCAACCCTTGGCCGAACCGGCGTCGGATGACTTGGATGATTCCCATCTCCGAGACGACGAAGAAGGTGAACAGGAGCGTCTGGGCGACGAGTAGCTCCTCGAACGTCGCCAGTGCCTCGAAGAAGACCACGAGACCGACTGCGGTCAGGGTCACGCCGATCGTGAGGATGGACACGAGAACACGCGTGTCGATGACTGGTTCGTTCGACTCCCGGGGCTCCCGTTCGAGGACGTCCGGCGACTTCGGGTCGACTCCGAGGGCGAGCGCCGGCAGGCCGTCAGTGACGAGATTTATCCACA includes:
- a CDS encoding SDR family NAD(P)-dependent oxidoreductase; amino-acid sequence: MQLDGKTAIVTGGASGIGKAIATAYVKEGADVVIASRTESAGTEVADEIGCAYVQTDVREYDQVEELVETTVDEFGKLDVMVNNAGIASEAPVEEMDLDEWRNVVQTDLDGVMHGTKAALPHLEETDGCIINTASIYGLVGGKGAAAYSAAKGGVVNFTQQVAVDYADEGVRVNSICPGFVETPMTEELLETERFYSYVRDNTPMNRPAQPEEIAPLTVFLASDGAGYMTGANIPIDGGWTAH